Genomic DNA from Hordeum vulgare subsp. vulgare chromosome 2H, MorexV3_pseudomolecules_assembly, whole genome shotgun sequence:
GCCGATGCGGATCCTCCAGTGCTCTACTGACTGGAATTCAGAGAGTGTAACCTGTTGGTGTCATATGAATTGACCGCAGCCTTGCACCTGATATGTTTTCCACACCGTCTGGTATCAATCCAGGCAAGCTGAGATAGCGCTCGCGCAGCTGCTTCGGAGTGACTCTACTTCTGCAAAAACCTGAGTGGCCTCCCTGAAAATGATAAGAAACAAGGCACCATTGTTTTGTCAGGCTGGAGATAATTTCGAGTAGTTGCTCGAGCTGAAGTTTGTGGATTGTAAGGTAGCGTTCGATTTATGTTGACTTGAGGGCTGCACGAGAGTCATACCTAGAGCAAGGAAGAGTCTCGTCGCAAATATAGAAGCTCTGGCAATATGGTTTGGCTTTGGCCTGTAGATTCACAACTGCAATAGCTATTGATTTCACCTTTCGGTACTTTCCTCTTTTGTTCATGGAAGATTCTGAGCCAACATAAATAACTCAGATTATTAATTGCATTATTTTTCACTTCTAAACTGGATTTTAGATAGAGGGGGAGGCGGTGATTAGTAAAGCCCTAGTTTTTTAGACAGAGGGAGAGATGATAACTAGAGTGGATTTTTGACTCCCGGGGGCACCCCATTATCTGGTCCGTTCGATTGATAGCCATTGCCTCCAGATGTGTTTGTTACATTCTACCTAGCAGAATGATTAACAGATGTGCTGGCGCACTAAGCGCATGAAACACGACATGAAATAGACAAATCTGAGCTTAGTCTATCGCTATTTTTTCTGGCATGGTCAAAGAATCTTTTCTAGAAGAGGGTGCACCCAATGCATGCATATCGGTGCAATGCCATTCAACGGGATTAGGACTACTCGAGTGACGTGCAGGTTATGTCAGTATTCCATGCCACGCGCGTCATGCATGTATACGACAAAGTGGCGGTGGTCCGTCCGTGATGACAGCTTAGACCTGATGCTTTCTCTGCCATCATGTACATGCATTGGACTCGCTCTGTTCTAGACGTGCACGCATGTAATTACGGTGTCGCTGGGATCATGTACATGCATTGGACGTGCAGGCTATGTCAGTACTCCCCGTCCCAAAACGGTGTCGCTGGGATGGTTATATTGCAAGACGCGAGGGCAAAAGTTTTCGACGCACAACATTAATCCACGAGGCTACTGCTAGCAAGCTTCGAGATGCCGTCGTGGCCGACTAGTAGCAGTGGGGACAGCTACTACAACGACTCCGACGAGCACCTTTACCAGGCTGTACAGGTCCTCTCATCACATATCCAGCATAACtaagccctgtttggaaccacaacagattatgataatctagattatgaagatagattatataatctggtttataaaaataatctaggtggacatgtttggaggccagattatataaattgTAATCCagtttttacattgcataatgacctgtctacCCTCTGTTTTTTCTAAAGAGAAGGGTgacggtggtaggaatgtaattatctccaactttacaagggtaatggatcattaacaatccataatctgattttagctgttgtagaatagattatgagtttttaataatctgttcatctagtttttataatttaCACCATAATTTATCTTGTTTGAAGacagaatagattataaaaactgaattatataatTTGGGTGGTTCCAAAAAGGGCCTAAATCGGGTCTATGCGGAGTACTAATTTGATCGGTACGTTTTTTTCGTGTGTATATGTGTGTTTGACCCGGTAACAAAAAATATGACTGTCATTTTTTTTACCATGCACAGCATATGATCTTGTACTAGCTTTGATTGATGGGTGTCGTGTGAGGctcagagcaagtacaatagagctgagtcagctggtataacaaataaactaatatatttttgtttagttagaggaaaaagaagaggagagagaaggtaagcgggctcttagctaagagccagctctagcacgtgctcctaggcactttatgtgaaaggtggaccatataataaagaagtagtacacttttgcaatgaactattgtacatgttggctataaaATAGGCTACAGATAACATggcaatggcttatagccagcagctgactatactattgtacttgctctcatGCGTGTTGTGCATGGCTCAACTTTAGCATAGTATGCCAGATGCATCGTTTACTATGACCCcgtttctttaaaaagtcctaggactttttttagtcccaactaaaaagtctctagtccctacctATTTTTTTTTAAGGACTAAACATGAACtaaaggtcattaaatgacatgcaaaaagaccatgttacccctggtaatgtactagaagttattaaatgacatgttaaaagtagggatactgttggaaaagtgtcaaaaaaatcccaaaaagtccctcccatagggacttctttctttagtcccaaatacctcAAGTCCCTCATGTTTTTTTCACTTGAGACTACTAAAAGGGACTCTTTTTAATCCCTATGTCAAAAAGTCCCTAGAAAGAAACACCGCCGGTATAAACGTCTGGTACCTCACGTCTTTGAGGAATAGTATGCAAGTTTCGATGTTCAAGAAGCAGAAAAGGACCTGCTTACAAACGAGTCGCGCGGACAGATAAAGTTGAACTGATACAACCTATGGATAACACGTGGCGCATTGGGTCGCATGCACATCCATTGAGTTGTCTCGTCGAATATCACGTCCACCTGCTGCATGCCTAGCCTGCAGGTCTATTTCTGCATGCTGCTCACAACTTTCCCTCCTTGTTTGACTGCTTGGGAGAAGACGCTAATCACTATTAAACCTGTAACTGGTCTGCAGCTGCACAGTACGCGCACGCATCTCCCCGGCGTTGGACGGGCGGGATTATGGGGTGTCTGGAACCCCGGGTGCTGTCGCACCTTTCCGTTGTTTCTGTCTCCACAAGTACACACGTTACCTGTGAAATGCTGACCAGTGAGATGGAAATTCAAGTCCCTTCTACTCCCTCAATTCCATAATGTAATGTAGTGCGTCAACACTTTTCGTCATTTAAGTTTGATCATAAATTTAACCAGCGCGGACGAACTACGGCCGGAGTAAAATTCATACCATTGAAAACTTCTTTGAAATACGAATTCAATGGTATAAATTTTCCGTCGCAGTCATCTATGTTGGTTAAATCTGTATTTAAACTTAAATCTTAAAAAACGCGGACGCAGTACATTATTAAATAGAGGGAGTATATACCATCAGGAGGCTGGTGGACGTGCCGCATGATGTGGTTGTAGTTGCAAAGAGTCACACCCATGCCAAGAAGAACATCCAACCAAGTCCGAGAGATGGGGGACAATGGAGATGTGTATGTTTCGAATCAAATTGATTGCATTCCTTTCATTGATTATTACAGGGAGTATATATATCTTCTGGAAAGTCTCGACTCTCTGGAGAGGTGTCGGTCCTGGAGGACGCGACGGTTATAGGGGAAGAGGCGTCCGTGAGGGTGTAACCACATGGCGGTTTGGGCAAGAGGAGATTTCTCCCTAATTACATGTGATTAATTAATCATAACACTTTCCCTAATCTACGCTTGACCATATAGAGTCGTCTCACGGTCATCCTAGTAAGGCTATTATCATGAAAAGATTCTTCTTCAAAAAGTTCTTCATGAAAACTTGATGAAAATCTAAAACATAATAACGTGTTTCGAATCAAACTGATTGCATTCCTTTCATTGATGATTACAGGGAGTATATATATCTTCTGGAGAGTTCCGACTCTTTCGAGAGGCGTCGGTCCTGGAGGACGCGACGGTTACAGGGGAAGAGGCGTCCGTGCGGGTGTAACCACACGACGGTTTGGGCAAGAGGAGATTCCTTCCTAATTACATGTGATTAATTAATCACAACAGTGTAATCCTTTTCCTCTTGCACTGACGAGAATTGCGGAAACTTGTTTTTCCTAACCAAAATAAGAACACAGTCATGTTATGCGACCGTCTCAAGAAAGTTTTCGTTGCAAATTCTAAAGGCAGTTTCGTGTGATCCCTTGACTTTTAATGATTTGTTCACCCTCAAGCAAAAAAGACGAGTCCCTCTGAAGCTTCTTCCCGAGATTGTGTGAATATCTTTGTTAGCCCTAAAAGTTACCACTTCAAAGTTGTAAATACCATGCaaggtacttcctccgttcctaaatatttgtcttcgTAAAGATTCGACTACggactacatatgaagcaaaGTAGATAGGTGAAATTACACTTTAAAttatatctactccctccgtttctaaatataagtctttttagacgtTTCACtataggactacatacggatgtatttagacatactttagagtatagattcactcattttgctttgtatatagtctcttagtgaaatctcttaaaagacttatatttagaaacggagggagtatatacatatgtatgtaaTTCGTAGTGAAATCTAGGTACTAGTATTAGTACACCGACATCTTTTATTTGTGTTTATGTTGTAGAAACATACACATGTGTGATGTACTATTGAATCCCTCCTCAGACGAAGCCGAGCGTGGAGACGGATTATAAACAAAGAGCAAAACATTTTGCATTCTGATAATGATCATTTCAAGTGTTGATTCAGCCCTAGTTAAAATAGGAGAAAGAAAATGATGAACATTCAATCAAATGATGAAGAAGGCAGCAAAACATGTGTTTGCAACCAAAAAAACGTGATGGAGACTGCCATGACAAGATACAAGGTCATTTCTTCTGATGACGCCAACGCCATTGGTGTAAGCTTTTGCTCCCTTTTACAATCACAGTTTTTCTTCATTTTCAATATATTTTTGGCTACAAATCGTCGCAAGAACACACGGGGTAACATCTACTTATTATATCATATTAAATTACAAAACCATGCCAAATAGCTCGTCTGGCCATCAAGTGAAACGAAGTGATCTGGTGGGACAAGCCTTGATGCCTTGGTTTCTAGACAGTTCAAAATAAATATGTGACAAATTTGATCTCAAAACCGTTTCAACCAAGCAGGCTTTCGTTCAACCAGTCCCTGCAAAATATGCAAGGGAAAATAATGTAAGCAGGCAGAGGAAGGTGAACACCTCCGTATGGTTAATAAAAACTACATTTTTACACTCTCAACTTACTTGCTAATATCATCGAGGTGGTCGTCAAAATCAACAACTTGCTGCCATTTCTTCGTGGTAACATGGTCAGCTAAGACCACATTGGTAGATGGCTCTTTCAGTTTGAGCTGACTACTTCCATCTGATCCAGCCTGACGCCAGCTTTTTGATGAATCCCTGGTGTATAGCTGCACGTGCCACGAAACAATGTGTCATGAATCAAGCAAGCTAAAGAAATAGAATGGTGTGGCGTTTTATCACGACTCTTAGCCAGGCAATTTAATCCCTCGCGTTTTCTCTGTTTTTTCTCACAATTGACTGTAAGTGGTAACAAGTTTGATTATTTCCATCAGTAATTCAGGGCCTGGTTAGTGTTTTTTCTCCATCATGCGGGATGCAAAATGTAACCATATATGAGTAAGCTTTATTACTAGTTTAGTCAAGGATTGTAACCCTGCCTTGTAGGTCCTAGTTGATATTTATGCTACAAATGCACAACAATCAAAATACTTCCtttggaatttctgaaaaaatagCACTCTCCAGGGGAGTTATCTAAATTTGATCCACAGTGCATTATTCTAAATATGCAGATAGAGCAAAATCCATTTAAAATACGCaaattgcaaaaaagaaaaaaaaacgttGAGACTTACACATAGGAATACAAGAATTCCAATTTATAACTCATATATTTAATGACCACTTAGAGATACAAGCTACTAACATGCTTCATCTGATGCTCTGCTTATCATTAGATTTATCAACTTGCAGACATAAATCAAGGTCATAACTTAGTTTATAGTCTAGCACTTGCTTCAATATATTCAAAAATCTGAACCTGACAAGTTAAAATGACAACTCCAAAATTGCTTCTTAAAGTCACAAGATGATGAAGCACTGTCATCTGTTGGTAGGTATAACACATATGCCTAAACATATTGCTTCTACTCCTGCTTTTGCACTTGGAGGTAAACAGACTGCACCAATGATTCACAAACCAAGCATACTACTTCTACTCTTGCTTTTGCACTGAACACAACAAATTAAATAAATATTTTTTCCATGCAGAAGAGCTAGGATGTCATGACATTGAAAGGGACAAATAATACTTGGGGAACGCTACGCGTCCGCCGGTCGATTTCTAGGAATTATCCATCGCCTCGACAGCCATTGGATGCCCGAGCTGATAGCCGCTCGACAGCCGTTCGATCTAGTGTCCGCATCCCGCATGCTCATTCGTTATTTCCCGCAACAAGCTGTCTATTGCAGAAACTAGACACTCTTCCCCGGCCCAGACAGAGCTGCGCCCCGCGTCCGCCGGCCAATCTTTTTTTAAAAGATCTGTCGGGTCGCTAGCCACCAACATCATCAAATGTCTGATGAGCATTTTAACTTGTGCAGTATAGATTATGTTGCATAGTTTTCTGCAACACAGAACATGTTGCAACACAGAACATGTTGCAGAAACATTTGTAGATTTCTTTGCAACATAGTTTGTTATAaaatattttctgcaacaaagATCGTGTTGCGGAAACATCTATAGAATTTTATTTACAACAGAGTTTGTTATagaatattttctgcaacaaagATCATGTTACGGAAACATCTGTAAAATTTTATTTACAAGAGAGTTTGTTATagaatattttctgcaacaaaTATCATGTTGCGGAAACAtctaattttttttgcaacaaagtttGTTATAAAATATTTCTGCAACAAAGATCATGTTTTAGAAATGTTTGTAGAATTTTTTTACAGTAGAAATCATGTTGTAGAAACGCGTGTAATTTTTTTTGTAACACATGCCTGGTTGCAGAAAATTTGAGCAACAAAGATAATATTGCAGAACTGTCCAGCGATGACATCAGGGGTTGCGACGTTGAATGACGGAGACGACGGACAAGGCTCCAGCGATGGCGTGCCTTCATGTGGTCAGTCCGATCAAAACGAATCGGACGGCTGGGCATGTGGCGGATGCAGCGTGCAGGATCAGCCGGCTGATTTAGATCATTTCCCATAATACTTTGCATGTTTGTTCCGCAACTTTTCAAATTTATTTGTgataaaatttaaaaaaatatgtGTTGCTCATAGTGGTTAAATTCAACGAATATGGTGTGTTGATGTTAATTCTTAGGTAACTTACTGACTTGTGTGATGAGATGGGGTTTCCATGTGAAGGCAGTGCATATCAGTTGAAAGTTATAATTCTACAAAGATTCAAAGCACAAACTTGGCTAGCATACAGGAAGTCCAAAGTTTTAAAATCCCTTTGCTCATCTCACTAAGGGCCTAGAACACACAGCTGCAAAGCTAATTTTCTCTTTTCGAAGCCACTGCCACAACTAGTTAGCAACATGTAAAATGGAAGAAAACAAGGGAGAGAAAAGAATGTTCATGTTTGAGCATTCTTTATTAGCCCAACaaatagatttttatttttttttgcatgAGAGGATTTCTTTGGGAATTAATACAAATTCAAACAAAAATAACATAGCATTCAAACCTAAATTCAACCGATCCAAACAACCCCCGGAGTGTAGTAATAATTTCAATAATTAATCAATTAACTTGCAAAACACCATACAATTTCTCCGGGTTATTAGTTGAAGCTCACCCCCAAAGAATTTTTTTACTTCCCaatactccttccgttcctaaatataagtctttctaaagattCCACTACGAATGACATACTGAtggatatagacatactttagagtatagattcactcgttTAGCTTTGTATGTAGTAtgcagtggaatctctaaaaagacttatatttaggaacagagggagtagaacaCAAGTCAATACTACTGGCGCTGCAAGATCTGTTCGATCACTACATAGAAATCAACATATGGACTAATTTTCATAGTTACTGGTAAACCTGGAAGATTTCTCATAAAACGTACTAATCCATTGGCATCAATTTAAAAGCAATGAAGGATACTGATTCCATGGACCATGGGCGAGTTACCTGAACAACAGCGTCGCGGCTGTTCCCCTTGACCACCTCCTCGAGCTTCACGTTGTCCAGCTGATCCAACCAACACAAAAATCAAAAGGAGAACACCAATCAGCACCGAAGCGAGATCTCCACACCCCCATATCAGCGCAAGACAGGGGGAACAGAGGAAAGCACATCACCGACCAGCAGGACGGCGGCGCGGGGGAAGTAGCGGAAGATGTGGTCCCCGACGCGCTTGGCGACGGCGGGAAGGTCGGCGTCGTCGCGGCGGGCGTTGGCGTGGTAGTACCCGACGACGGCGAGGCCCTGCGGCTGGAAGTGGTCCTCGACGAGGGTGAGCGCGAGCTCGAGCGTGGGGAGCAGCGGGAGGTGGTGCGGCTGGTGGGAGAGCGGCACGGCGTCGGCGACCGAGACGACGGCGGCCGGGGAGGCGGCCGGGTCCGCCAGGCGGCCGACGAGGAGCCCGTTGACGGCGGCCGCCGGGTGCTTGAGCGCGTGCAGCGCGAGCTTGACGTACGCCGCCTGCGCGACCTCGTACCGGCACTCCACGCCCATCGCGACCCGCTCCGCTCCGCTCGCCGCCGGTGAGGCCGCTTCCGATCGGGGGGAGGCCGCGCTCGGGTTTTGCTGCGCGGCGGCGGCGTCAGATCTGGTTGGAGGGGATCAATCAGATCGGCTTTGGAGCTTTGGACGGGGAGAGACGCCGGTGGGGCTTGTTGCTGGCCGCCCGATTGGATATGGACGACCACGACAAATGAGGTTTTTTCTTTTCTGAACCAGCACACGACAAATGAGTTGCGACCCCCAAAAACAGGCCCAGGGGCTAATCTTCTTTTGCTTTTTGATAGAAAAACACCTCCAACCATATGAACCCGCACATATATACCCTGCATCTATTACAGCAAATCTAGCGGGAAAGAATTGTCTAAGCCGAGTTGGTCCTTCATAAGAAGGGTCGGACATGTCTTCACCAAATAAGTACCCCATGCCCTCGTGCCCGACCATGAAGGGGGTGGAGCCATCTTGGCTTTGCTTCTCGTCGGGATCGAAGGGAATGCCATCGTCACCACCTTTGTAGATGAGGCTCTCCATGAACACGCGGTTGGCCTTATCTTCCACAACCGGCATTCTATCGAACGGGTTACGGGCGTTCCCCATGGCGTCGGCTCAGAGCTCACGAGGTCGTTTGCACGCATGCCCGGAGGACGATCCACAACCCACACGCATCGCGTTGAGATCGATGCCCGCGGGCGCTCGCGTGGCAGGCGCGACCACGCTCACCTCGGGTGAACCGGAGACAGTAGAGTTGCACAAACGAGGGGTTTGCGGGTGGTGCCGCTGGAAGCCGTGCGCCTTCGGCGTGGTGGACATGCACGGTGACAGTTGCAGGGATGAGCCGGTGATGGCCGCGGCCACAACGTCAACAACGAGCCTGTGCTGGCTTGGGTTTAACTCTGGCATCAACAGGGTCTCCTTCGTGGCAGCAGCGATGAGCCCGCTGGTCTTCGCAGCTTTGGCCTCTCGATTTACGGTGGCGGCGATGGTAGACGCGGGCGCAGCCGCGACCTCGTCCCTGGCTTCTTGCTCATGTTGTCGGTTCTTCCTCTTCAATAACCGGACGACGCGTTCCTCGGGCGTCAgaaccttcttcttccttgtcggGCGCCAGCCCTTTGCGTCCGACCTTGGTAGAGACGGGACCGGCGGAGGTGAGGCCAGCGACAGCGTCGAGGATTGGCGCATCGTCATCCATGGCGCGCGCACGAGAGTGGATGGGAGTTTTTTGGGAAAATTGGGGggaaatgatggcgatgtgccacTGGTGGGCTAGGGGTGTGATACgtcacaaacgtatctataatttctgcttgttccatgatcttttgggtgacattgctatatgttttgctacaattttatatcattttacacatatttggactaacctactaactcagtgcatccagtgccagcTTCTGTCtgatgatgtctattttgcaagggcttttacccaatttctcgaagcccgaaaaattctagaaaaattatataaaaaatcagagaaacggaagcttccggatcaacgaagatgggccagagggggccaggggcctcccaggcggtctGCTGGCCcgaccaggccctaggtcgcgctaggaggttgcctgggtgggtcccacctcctccggtgcccttctttggcctatatttagagtcccgagaggaaaccctcgcagactttctagaatcacgaatttctccatcgttccgccaccgcagtgcttccaagatcgggagcatcaggagtcctcttcccggcaccctgccggagggaggattgacctccgggagcttctccaccatcatggacgcttctcggacgtgccatgagtagtcctccttggaccatgagtccatgaccaatagctatgtgatgtcttctctccaatcttgtgcttcaatggttagtccttatgagctgccgtacatgatcaaggcatctatgtaattctcttgctattgctatgttcagtttgttgggatccgatggattatgagattatgttcagattgttatgagttatatatttgattatccttttatatgatgttccttagtgattcatgcatgttctctgttgctatttattgctttggtcgagtagtagattgtaactacaagagggagcattatgcatgattgtgggttcatgcccctcgatgtctagcttgagtgacagaaacatgagactaggggatatgcttgttgccaccagggagaaaacaatggtgcttgtgaccacggttgcaaggattgtttaccttacgcgtagttcgttaatgcagttgtccgttgctttgagtttacacttttgggtggggctcgcaacttaataccggagagatgttctggatagatatctcaaggtggatgattagtaagtagatgctgatgaataaacggtctacttgtcttggcgtactgcacattactattgaacctctaactatcaagtagcataattagcattgcggtgcgatcataattctatcaattgcccaactgtgatttgtttaccctagcatagttgtttatcggcttttgggagagagacatcactagtgaacatcatgtgactccggtccatatcaccatcattgttgacatctccatcatttaccgctttcatttacttttccgttgcaatcactattactttcccgcttgtgttttgatcctttgcaaactacaaggccagagagattgataacctctctgtactcgttgggagcaaagttatttattgtgtgtgtaggtccacgtcttctgctagcgccagggtggaagacacctacttgttgagcctaggagtcctcttggttcgataaaccttagtctCCGTGTAAGAGAAATCTGTTGCtggctacatctccaccttccacttgggtaaccaacgaggggcgagaagtatatcgatcaactcgtcatcaagcaaagttctggcgccgttgccggggactccagtctttaagataggggagttgcacgctatcctttccctttgctttttagtcttgttagtttgctttctagtttttgttttagagtcttataccaaaaaccacaaaaatattagttgctttgttcttgcttgttgccgctgctatgggttccactgaaaacaccaaggtgtgtgacttcactagtcacaacaacaatgactttatatgcactcctattgctgctcctgccactcaggccacgtcctatgagattaaacctgctttattgaacctagttatgaaagatcaattcttcggTGCCGGAGATGTTGCTGCctcgcacttgaacaattttgttgagctctgtaatatgcaaaaatataaaaaagtagatggtgatattgttaaacttaagcttttttcctttctccttgagaggaggagctaaagtgtggcttcaatctttgcctaggaatagcatagattcttaggataagtgcaaagatgcttttattgggaagtattacccgcctgctaagattatccagttgaggagtaacattatgaattttaggcaattggataatgaacatattgctcaagcttgggaacgtgtgaaatctcttgttaagaattgccctacacatggtttgactacttggatggttatccaaacttaatttctatgcaggattgaactttacctcgcggaatctgttagactcgaccgtgggaggaacctttatgtcaactacactttgtgctgccacaaagctattggatgagatgatgacaaa
This window encodes:
- the LOC123424568 gene encoding ER membrane protein complex subunit 8/9 homolog, which produces MGVECRYEVAQAAYVKLALHALKHPAAAVNGLLVGRLADPAASPAAVVSVADAVPLSHQPHHLPLLPTLELALTLVEDHFQPQGLAVVGYYHANARRDDADLPAVAKRVGDHIFRYFPRAAVLLLDNVKLEEVVKGNSRDAVVQLYTRDSSKSWRQAGSDGSSQLKLKEPSTNVVLADHVTTKKWQQVVDFDDHLDDISKDWLNESLLG